The following proteins are co-located in the Deltaproteobacteria bacterium genome:
- a CDS encoding 4Fe-4S dicluster domain-containing protein — MEALDLTKRVKSKLAVKPEWADVCFTCGTCASGCPVTGVDGWDPRKAVRAVLLGLEQELIDARWPWICTLCGRCEYACPQGVELLALLRNARTHRERDKVPGVMHKGVAMCLERGNNLGIPEFDYLFLLA, encoded by the coding sequence TTGGAAGCTTTAGACCTGACAAAACGAGTGAAGAGCAAGCTGGCAGTTAAGCCTGAATGGGCGGACGTATGCTTTACCTGCGGAACCTGTGCCAGTGGTTGCCCTGTGACTGGCGTAGACGGTTGGGACCCGAGAAAGGCGGTCCGTGCCGTGCTCTTGGGCCTGGAACAGGAGCTGATTGACGCCCGGTGGCCCTGGATCTGCACACTTTGCGGCCGTTGTGAATATGCGTGTCCCCAAGGTGTTGAGCTGTTGGCACTTCTAAGGAACGCGCGCACCCATCGGGAACGTGACAAGGTCCCAGGCGTCATGCACAAAGGGGTGGCCATGTGCCTGGAAAGGGGGAACAACCTTGGGATCCCCGAGTTCGACTACCTCTTTCTCCTGGC